AGTAGCTGCATAgccttttatttttctttctcaGCTCTCTGTTATAATTCATTCTCAATTCATCTTTTTTTCTAACCGAAGAAGATGTTTGTTTGCAGTCTATCGAGAGGGTGTATGGCTGCAAGTTGTGCATTGGACCTTGTACTACAAGAGGAGAGGTATGGGATCACCTTAAGTTTTGGGGTTGGGGCATGAAAATATGCTAGTCTTATTTTTTCAGTGTTCTAATGACTTGACACTTTGCCTGTCAAGGGTTTTTACTACGACGCCCACTACAAGGACTTGACACTGAATGATACACACTTTGGTCTCATTGACAAGCAAGCTAAAAAGGCTGTTGCGGTATGCTATCATATTTTACTTAATTCTTTTTTACTCAAGTTTTTGCCTACCCTTAATTTGTGGCCACTGCCGAACAACGTACTTCTTTTAAACTAGAGTCTTATCTCTGTGACATAACTAAACTCCTTCTTTAACAAGAGCTTTCCAACTCAACTTGATGCAGGAGAAGCAACCATTTGAACGCATTGAAGTCTCCAGAGCAGAAGCTCTTGAAGTTTTTGCGGAAAATGAATTTAAGGCAACCTTCATCATACATATCTCCCTTCCTTCGATCTTTTATATCTAAATATCAAAGTGCTTCCTAAGTCACCTCGAGACGTCATGTTCGTTTTCTTGAATATGTTTAACCATACATTCAGGTTGAAATAATTAATGAATTGCCTGAGGACAAGACCATTACAGTATACAGATGTGGTCCTTTGGTCGACCTTTGCCGTGGCCCGCACATCCCAAATACTTCCTTTGTTAAAGCTTTTGCTTGCCTCAAGGTATTTTTCTTCTTTGGTTATCCATTGAACTCCCAAGTTCTCTTGATGATATTAGATACTTAAGTTTGAtgtgtaaatataggcttcagcATCATACTGGAGAGGAAAAGCAGACCGTGAGAGCCTGCAGAGAGTATATGGAATCTCTTTCCCTGATTCTAAACGTCTCAAGGTAATTTGAGTATCTTTGATGATTTGGAAATTGGGAAATTGTGTACGCACAAGGATATGTCATGCAATTTTCACAGAATATGTTCCTCTAGTTTTTAGTTAGCATCTTTCTTCCCTTTTAACATGCATTGCGGTGGCTTGATTTGCACAACACTGCTACATCAGCTGTGTACAACTTTCCTATATCCCTGTGAGGCATACGCCCTTTTATTGGTTACTTCAAACAAGTTTCTTGTATTAATAAAAGGGATTTTTACACTCTTGCTCTTAATTGGTTCCCTCTCGATGGTTTTACCCTTAGTTTTCGAGTGTGCACAGTTTTGGTGCTGTTACAGGAATACCCTTCCGTGCGGTTTCCGTCTAGTCAGAGGCGTTTGACCGTGACTGCGCTGTGTTTAGGACTGTTTTGCCCCTCTGTGCTGAGTCACTAACAGATGGGCCTCGTGTGGAGAAGGAAAAAAATGAAGTATCCTGCCATGAATGCCCAGAGCCACCCTCCTCGGCGCACTGGCTGCTCTCATTACCACCCTTTATTAGCCCTGCTGCTGACAACAAATTCGCATTCCCAAATCTTCCTTCTCTCAAACCCTAGCTCTGCATACCTCTGCCCGGCCTGCGGCCATGGTCCGCAGTCAAACACTTAGTCCTTCCCCTGGGCGAGCCAGTCGTCTGCATCTCTATGCGTGGTGATCCTTAGCTAGTTTGTTCAGAGTGTGTGAGTGTGGCGTGTGTGTTTGGTGTGTGTTGGAGGTGTGGGTGTTTTGCCCTCCTCTCTGTACTTTTCTTTCATCTTAATGAGATGATCAGTAGCTCGCTTGTGTTGTGGAAAAAAAACTGGTTAGATAATGAAGGTTGCAGTCCTGAATTTTAATTTTAGTCATACTCCTAATTCTTTTGATTTTCAAATCATAAACAACCTATTCTgtttttcagacaagttttgctTTTATAATCTGCAGGAATATCAACATATGATAGAGGAAGCTAAGAAACGTGATCATAGGTTATTAGGGCAGTCCCAGAAACTCTTCTTTTTCCATCCACTTAGGTACCTTCGCATTTTTCCTATCTGATCTTGTTCCTTTTCATATCTTTATTTTCTAGATCTTTACTCACCGGCTTGCTGTTAGATAGCTCTTTGACAAAACTTTGGAACTATGCAGCCCAGGTAGCTGCTTCTTCCTTCCAAATGGCGCTATAATATATAACAAATTGATGGATTTTTTGCGCAAGGAGTATAGAGAGAGAGGCTACCAAGAGGTTGGTTTTAATTCGTACTAATTATCCTAGATCATCGATAGTTGAACTATGCCTTTTGTTTTTCTATTCCTTATGTGTGTTTATTTAGGTTCTGAGTCCAAATATTTACAACATGCAACTTTGGGAAACCTCTGGACATGCTGCAAACTACAAGGACAACATGTTTGTTTTTGAGGTAAGCACATTTGCAGATACTAAAGGAAAATAATAAGCGTGATGATCTAGATTATATGGGTGTCGTGGTCTGACCTTTATGGGTGCTTGTTTTTTCTTGTGCAGATCGAGAAACAAGAATTTGGCCTTAAGCCAATGAATTGTCCTGGCCATTGCCTAATGTTTGGACACGAGGTTCGATCGTATAGAGGTAAATCCTCTCTTGCTGTTTAGATTCCTTAATGATATCTTGGTCAAGTTAAAAATGCAGTTATCCTGCATGGTTAAAAATAAAAATGCAAGGTATTAAAACTAGGTCTAGTAGGCCATACATACTAGGTACCGTCACTGGTTATTAGAAAAAGCGCGTGCTAGGCCGAGTGCAATGATTACACACATAGGTGCTTCAAGGTGGGTCAACCTATATAGTGACCAGTACTGGTTTCTTAGTTTCAGTACCTTGCAAAATTGCAATGGTGGTGGTCATAAAGCTTATTCCTTTCTGAAATATTTTTCATGTAAGATTATCTATTTTATTGGTACTGTGAGTTGCGCACTTATTATCTAGCAATCAGTGCTTTATCTCATTTTCATTTTGGTGAACTGTTCTTTAATGCGAAATCTCATGGTATTCAATTGCATGCAGCAACTAATTCACCCAAAACCTCAAATTGATTGAGAAAAGTTGGCACTATGGGTATGTTCAGTTTGACAAGCTTGGCGTACAAAATATTGGTTTTTGGCCaaggttttggttgcccatgagTTGGCCAGTGTTAGCAAAAAAAGAACTAGAGTTGGCAAAGAGGCATTGGCATGGCTACGCAACCAATCCAAACAAATCtctacctaataataaagcacgtaGGGTTTCTGCCCGTCCGTCGCGCCAATTTGCAAATAAGCCCCTGCGTTTTCATGAAATCAACCCGCAGTCCAGATTTAAGTCACACCGAACCGTTTTTTTACAGTTtttcaacccccccccccctgacTTTTTAGGTATTCCATCTGCGGAtcatatttaagtcaaacaaatgCTTTTCTAAAccatccatatcttttaaaccgtaactccgatttaaacatgttatatatgaaatttgattagaaaaatatgtagaatatgaATACAAGATTATTTTAACCTGTTAAGTATTTATAAATATTATTTTGGAAGATATTTAATTCAAACAAATGGTTTTCTAAATTATacgtatcttttaaaccgtaactccgattttaatatgttatatatgaaatttgattagaaaaatgtgtGAAATCTGTATATGATGTTAATTTTACCTgttaaatattttttaaatattgTTTTGGAAGCAAACTTATAACTATAGCGCACGATCCATTTTTCTTTCATACAGGCGGCGATCCGGATTGCAaataaacacccactataatcaTATAGGGAAAAGAAAACATCGAGAACTACACATGCACACCTCTGAATACGTCGCAGGGGAAAACAACAGATTTCTCATCGCGAGTGTGAGAGAAagcgagagagagggagaggggaggagagagggagagagagacgtCTTAGGATTAACCACATTCTAACATGTTTTGGTTTGTGTGAACACTAAGGCCACCGCCGGCGAGGGTGAGAAGAAGGATAAGCGGCAACACAAATATGATGCGTCGCTAAAATAAAGGAGATGGACCTATTGTGGTCTTGAGTGATGGTTGTTCGGTTAAGAGTGTGTGTTGtgttttttctcccgttgcaacgcacgggctcttttgctagtaTTTGTAAAAAAAAATGCTGGATTTTGCCCTGCATAATATGCTGTTGTAGGCATGAGATGAGGGATCGATGTAGGTTACAAGAATTTTGACAGAACTTCGTTGGCCGGTCCTTGAATTCAAGGTctcttggctctgataccatattGAGTTGCATGCACCAACCAGTTCACCCAAAAGTTTGAACTGATAGAGTTAGGCGGGCATCGTATTGACACAGTGCGCAACAATCCAGCATTTTAGGTGTGCATCTATCTAAGCCTTATTTGGGTAGAAGAACCTGGGCCCAAGATTACAAAGATGATTAAATGTCAAGTACTCAAATCAAGCAAACCTCAGCATTCACAATTTGAAGTATTAGAGGGAATTAATTGGGCTTCTCTAATACTCTTAGTGGGAATTCTGTCTGCTGCTGTAAGGTGGATTTGATCAGTTGCGCTAATTCTAGCAAATTTGTTTAATGAAATGCTGCAGAGTTGCCTCTCCGCATGGCTGATTTTGGAGTTCTGCACAGAAATGAACTTAGTGGTGCACTTACAGGTTTGACACGTGTCAGAAGATTCCAACAGGTAAAGTCTAATGTGATTCCATGAATCTTTAGTTTCCAAGATAAAAGAAAAGTTACTATTTCTGATTAGCTCCATACTTAGATCATCGTTTTGTTTTATGTTCCTTTCAGGACGATGCCCATATTTTTTGCACGGAGAGCCAAGTAAGTTTGTGATACATAGATTATCCCTTTTTCATGCTACTGGAATTATATTATGCTTCATTGTAAACATTTTTGCTGCATGATTACACAAATTCagcctgtgtgtgtgtgtgtgtgtgtgtgtgtgtctgttgTAAGGGTTCTTAccccttctttttcttcttaaTACAATGATGATACACAGCTCTCCTGCCAATTTGAGATTTTTTTTACACAAATTCATGCTGTGTGTGATATTTCCAGCATGTTTCAATATTTTCACACCCCACAGACAGTAGTTTTATTGTAGTTTGGATTAGTTTAGCACTTGGAGCTGGTTTGTGAGTTTGTGTTATTGCACACCTATTTATGTTATTTCATTGGTGCAGATCAAGGATGAAGTTCGGGCTTGCTTGGAGTTCATTGATTATGTTTATAAAATATTTGGGTTTGAATATGAGCTGGAGTTATCAACGGTAATCGTAATCTCATACTTTTATGTACTGATAACATCTGCAGCAACTTCTAATACATATTTGACAATTCTCATGAAATGGTGTTGGTGAAAGGTTGCAACTTTACTGTACTGAATGAACTAAAATtataaaatactccctccgtcccaaaataagtgataCGGTTTTAATTCAAATTGAACTAAAAGCAcatcacttattttgggacggagggagtacattttaGTAGACAGCCTTGTTTGATTTCTTCCTTCTCTTTAGCACATATTTGATAACCACGACTGAAGTTGAATCAtaacatcatgcatatatattGACAGTATTAATATGGCACTTTATCATTATTTTAACATTTTCCCTTGTGAACGTACTGAAAATCTTAGTAATGATGCATCGCGGTATTCATAGTCACATTTCTCCTGATATTATGTTTGTGGAATATATTTGTGGGTCAGTTATAGGTTGATGAACCGCTGGCCTGGTTAATGAAATGCCTATCGATCTCTCTTTTGGCATTCTAGGCTTCTAACACTATAGTCAGTTGATGCCATGTCATCCTTTCTCTGTGGGACTCTGCACATTTTCCTATCTTTGGTGTGTACAATAATATGTAATCAATTCTCAGCACGTTGAAGAATACATATGAACATGTGAATGTTGTTAAAGATGATGGAGAGCAAGATGGCTACTCCCAACTATTCATCTTGTTCCACTAGCGTATCCTACTCCGTTTGGAAATAACTGACGTGGTTTTAGTTCATTTTTTTGAGGGGACGTGGTTTTAGTTCATAAGTAGTTGATCCCCACTAACTCAATTCTCTTAACATGCaactatgccaactcaacaaggaCCATGCATGCTACTCATATTCAATAAACATTCTACAATTCTATAATAATCAAATATAACAAATTATATGTACTTTAGTTTCTGTTTCCATATTGCTAATCCAAATACTAAAGTTTCATACTGCCAAATCTCACAGAAATAACTGCATAAACCTATCTCTGGGCTCTCCCTGTTAACATATGCACTGCATAATACTCCATCTAATATATAGTATGAATGTTTACTTTTTCAGAGACCAGAGAAGTATTTAGGTGACATTGAGACCTGGAACAAAGCAGAGCAACAACTGACAGAAGCATTGAATGAGTTTGGGAAGCCATGGAAGGTACCTTTGCGGAGTTATTTTACCCATAATTTTCCCATCACCCATTGCTGCTAGATGTGCATTTATAGCATCTAGTACTTCCAAGGAATGCTTGATTTATGGCTTAGTTGCatctaagcttaggcaaagtgtgacTTGCCACCAAGGAGTGGCTAACAAAATCCACACAAGTGGGCAATATTCTGGAAAAGGTTATATGCCACATGGACTGTGTGAACAGttaagtgtggcaagccacagtTGTGGTGCAAACCAAGAACAAACCTAAGTCAGGGAAGTGTGTCCAGGGACCAAACAGGGTGGATACCAGATATCTATTTTTGCATTATATTTCAGAGTGATATCTGATACCTGTAGAAAGAATGTGAAAAACAACTCAAGGTCATTTACATAAAGAACAGCAAAATATAAGCAGGATACAAAAGGTTCACTTACTGGGGTATTTTCTTGCAACCTCAAGTTATGATTGCTAATATTGAATTTTATCTTTAATTTGTCTTGTGACTGATCCGGTTTGTATCAGCAGTAGCGTATTTACCACAGTGTTGTAGTTGCATTGAAAGAAACTTGCATGCCTGGCTGTTTGTTAAGCCATGATTCTGTCAATTCTTACTTAGATATCCATGTGCAGATAAATGAAGCAGATGGTGCTTTCTATGGCCCGAAAATAGATATTGGTGTGTTTGATGCCCTCAAGAGGAAATTTCAGTGTGCAACTCTACAGGTTCGCTTTTATGTTATGTTGACATCAACTATAGAGAATATAATTGTCTTCTATTTAACCCTTGTTGTCTGTTGCAGCTCGATTTTCAGCTGCCACTTCGCTTCAAGTTGACTTATTCTGCAGAGGATGAAGCCAAGCTTGAGAGGCCTGTAATGATACACAGGGCAATACTAGGATCAGTTGAAAGGATGTTTGCCATTCTTTTGGAGCACTATAATGGTAAATGGCCGTTGTGGTTAAGCCCCCGACAAGCCATTGTTTGCTGTGTATCTGCCAATTCACTAACATATGCAAAAGAGGTAAATTGTCCTTGTATCTGAGAATCGATTAACTTCAGAGCTCTTCTCTATGCTGACTAATAATTGATATCTCCTACCTGACTGTTTTTCACTTGGCGGACCTTAGCAATTTAATGGTGTCTTTGTAGGTCCTTTGTGCTGATCTGTTAGGCagttttttcttttccttttgaattcagtTGCTATGTTCATGAACTTTGAATTGGGCAGTGCATTCTTGGCATGTTTGATTCTGTTATATAACGTTCTTCATGATAATGCCGCTTacctccggggggggggggggggggggggctctgtTTGTGGTACATGTTGTGTTGTGTGCTATACACAACCTTCATTGTCAAACCTGTCTGCCATGCTCATCTCTATTGGCTCTCTACATTACGGACGAATTGAACCATGTGATTTTGCATGCTTACCATTACGTGTGCTAGGACAATTTTCTATGGGAACTCTTGCAGACGTGCATCAGTGGTGTTGTTTCACTCCGCCCCATTGAAGACCACCTTAAAACCTGCTGTTGTTGGTTAAAGACCTAGTCCAGAATGGGTAAATTTCGTATTGATAATGACCAGCGATAGGGCACTTGCCCTCTACTGTCCGCCCCCTCGGCTCGCCCCAGGCGTGGTAGAGAGGCTCTGTGGTTCATTGGAACTTTTGTTTATTGACCTGTTGTCTAAAACAAGTACACGCTAGTCCTTTATGTACAACAGCTAACTTGATCCATAAGTTGGATCACAACAAAAACTCCTGACCGAGTTACAACTCTATTTTCCTCCCTTAATTGGATTCTATGTAAGTTAAGGACGATTAATATCCAACATGGACActtaggcctcctttggttcataggataggaatttcaTAGGAATAGGAAAAGTATAGGAAATGAGGTGGCATGCATCTGAAATCCTATGAATGCTCAGACTATAGGAATAGGAAACTAAATGTCATTTGGTTCACGGGATAGGAAcacacatactccctccgtcccataatataagagtgttttttacactattgtagtgtcaaaaacgctctta
The Aegilops tauschii subsp. strangulata cultivar AL8/78 chromosome 3, Aet v6.0, whole genome shotgun sequence genome window above contains:
- the LOC109787480 gene encoding threonine--tRNA ligase, mitochondrial 1, producing the protein MLVCLRRGLSLLRQRQPRLPPRLLLHLSAEPMGDPAVAPDAPYLEAVTQKRIRIFEEIQARQALERLNIGGDPIRVTLPDGAIKEGKKWISTPMDIATGISTGLAASCLIAQVNGVLWDMTRPLEGDCDLKLFKFDSNEGRDTFWHSSAHILGESIERVYGCKLCIGPCTTRGEGFYYDAHYKDLTLNDTHFGLIDKQAKKAVAEKQPFERIEVSRAEALEVFAENEFKVEIINELPEDKTITVYRCGPLVDLCRGPHIPNTSFVKAFACLKASASYWRGKADRESLQRVYGISFPDSKRLKEYQHMIEEAKKRDHRLLGQSQKLFFFHPLSPGSCFFLPNGAIIYNKLMDFLRKEYRERGYQEVLSPNIYNMQLWETSGHAANYKDNMFVFEIEKQEFGLKPMNCPGHCLMFGHEVRSYRELPLRMADFGVLHRNELSGALTGLTRVRRFQQDDAHIFCTESQIKDEVRACLEFIDYVYKIFGFEYELELSTRPEKYLGDIETWNKAEQQLTEALNEFGKPWKINEADGAFYGPKIDIGVFDALKRKFQCATLQLDFQLPLRFKLTYSAEDEAKLERPVMIHRAILGSVERMFAILLEHYNGKWPLWLSPRQAIVCCVSANSLTYAKEVHAQIRAAGFHVDIDMTDRTIQKKVREAQLAQFNYILVVGAKEAESGKVSLRVRDRADLSTESIADVIARFNDEVAAFQ